In Thermococcus profundus, the genomic stretch GCCGACGTGGATGGTCGTGTAGTCCACTCCGTCCCTGAAGTGCTTCTCAACGGCCTTCCACATGTCCTCCTCGGTCATCTCTATGATGGCCTTGCCTTTAGCGAGCATCTCCTCCGCGGCCTGGTAGATGGGGACGGTACCAATGGGAACATCAACGGCGTGCATTATGGTCCTCCTTATCTCGTCGAGGTCGCCTCCTGTGGAGAGGTCCATTATCGTGTCGGCGCCGTATTTCACAGCTACCTTTGCCTTCTCTATCTCGGCCTTAACGTCAACGATGTCCCTCGAGGTGCCTATGTTCGCGTTCACCTTAACCCTAACTCCTTTACCCACTGCCACGGGCTTAACCCAGTCGTGGCGGACGTTGCGGAAGATGACGGTGTGGCCTTTAGCGACGTTCCTCCTCAGCTTCTCAGCGTCGATTCCCTCCCTCTCAGATATGAACTCCATTTCCTCCGTTATGATTCCCTTTCTGGCTTCCTCAAGCTGGGTCATGTCCATCACCCGGTTTTAAAACCAGTTTATAACAAAGTTTTTAAATTTCAAAACTTAGTTTTGAGTGCGGTTTAAAAGGTTTTAGGTGGTGGTCATGAGGGAGGTAGAGATAAGCAGGGCGATAGTTGAAGCGTATTTCAACGACCTTCTCGGGAACCTCCAGCTCGACGTTGCCGTAGTCGGAGCCGGCCCATCTGGGGTGGTCGCGGGTTATTACCTCGCCAAGGGCGGCGCGAAGGTGGCCATCTTCGAGAAGAAGCTCTCCATAGGAGGTGGAATCTGGGGAGGAGCTATGGGCTTCAATCGCGTCGTCGTCCAGGAGAGCGCGAGGGAAATACTCGACGAGTTTGGAGTTGACTACAGGCCGGCTGGAAACGGACTCTACGTTCTCGATGCGATAGAGCTCGCCTCGACACTAGCGAGCAGGACGGTGAAGGCTGGTGTTAAGGTATTCAACATGATTGAGGTGGAAGACCTCCTCGTTAAGGACGGCAGGGTCTCTGGACTGGTTATAAACTGGACTCCAGTTATGATGACGGGCCTTCATGTTGATCCTCTGACTGTTGAGGCTCGCTTTGTGGTTGATTCAACGGGTCATGGAGCGCAAATAAGTCAGCACCTCCTCAAGCGCGGGCTGATAAAGGCCATACCCGGGGAGGGACCGATGTGGGCGGAGAAGGGCGAGGAGCTCACCGTAGAGCACACGAGGGAAGTCTTCCCAGGGTTATATGCAACGGGAATGGCAGCGAACGCTCTGGCTGGTGCACCGAGGATGGGCCCGATATTTGGCGGAATGCTCCTGAGCGGAAGGAAGGCGGCCCTTGAAATCCTCCAGAAGCTTGGAAAGTGATGGAAATGGCCGTGCTTATCATAGCTGGCCTTGATACTGGTGGAGGGGCTGGGCTTAAGGCGGACATCGAAACTGTTTCAGCTTTGAACGAGCACCCGCTTCCAGTGATTTCCGCCATAACATATCAGAACCCCAAGGAAGTCAGGGGCATATTTCCAGTTCCGCCAGAAGTCATCGGGGAGCAGGTAAGGGCTGTCAGGGAGGTCTTTGATGTCACGGCCGTTAAAATTGGCCTCCTCCACGGCGGTGCGATAGACGTTGTGGCAGAGGAGACGAAGGGACTGACGAGGGTTCTCGATCCGGTTATAGCCTCCTCATCGGGCTTCCAGTTTTTGAGTCCCGAAGATGTGGATGTGTTGAAGAAAAAGCTCGTTCCGGGCTCCATAGTCACGCCGAACGTCCCCGAGGCGGAGGCTCTGACGGGAGTTAAAATAAGCTCGGTAGGGGATATGAAAAAAGCCGTGAGGGTTCTCGTGGAAGAGCTGGATGCCGAGGCGGCAGTTATCAAAGGCGGACACCTGAACTTCACCGACGTCCTCTACTGGGATGGGCGAGATTTTGAGTTCCCTGGGGAGAGTGTTAAAGGCTTTACGCATGGAACCGGCTGTGCCTTCTCCTCAGCATTAGCAACTTTCATAGCCAAAGGCTTAGAGCTTCCAAGGGCAGTCGAGATGGCCAAGCGCTTCGTCGAGGGGGCGATAATGTTTTCAAATAGGGAGGGAAAGGCCGTCAACCCGCTCTGGGAGCTCCAGAGAGACGCCCAGAGATGGAAAGCAATGAGAGAGCTTGAAACTGCCGTAGATAAGCTTGTGAAAACCGGCGAGCTTTTAAACAGATACATCGCTGAAGTCGGCACGAACTTCGCCCTGGCAACGGACTTCAACGAAGTCTTCGCGGTTAAGGGAAGAATCGTCCGCTACGGCAAAACGATAAGGCCAGTGGGGCTGGTTGAGCTTAACGCCAGCGACCACCTGAGGAGGGCCCTCCTAAAGATGAGGGAGTTCTATCCCGAAGTTAGGGCCGTAATAAACCTCCGTTATTCAGAGGAGCTAGTTGAGAGGGCAGAGAAGCTCGGGCTCAAAGTTTCCTTCTATGACCGGAGGGAGGAGCCGGAGGAAGTAAAGAGGGCTGAGAGAGGTACAATGGAGTGGGGCATCGAGAGCGCCGTGAGGAGGCTCGGGGAGAAGCCCGACGTGGTTTACCACCTCGGCGACTGGGGGAAGGAGCCGATGGTGCTGGTCTTTGGGGGGAACGCGGAGGAAGTCGTCGAGAGGGTGCACAGGCTCATTGAAGCCTGAAGGCCACTCAATCTCCCATTATCTTTTCCAGCCTCCTGCAGAGGTCAAGGTGGAAGAGGAACTCTCTCCGGATGTCACTGTCCCGGAATATCAGTTTAAGCTCGTTCAGCCTCCTCTTTCCCCCGAACTCCCCGTAGACCAGCGTCCCGTTTACCTCGATAAGGCCAAAGACTGCGGCTAGGTTGAAGATGAGCGTCCTGAGCTGGTAGGCCGAAACTTCGTGGGTTCCGAGCTTTGCCGTTGGATACTCGAAATAGAAGTACTCCAGTCCCTCCATTCTGGCGACGTCCGTTATCGCTAGATCTGCTGTCAGGAAAACAACCAAGGACGGGCTCATCTCGTCGTAGTGCTTGAGGGTCTTAACTATCAGCTCATCGTTGTTGTGGCCTTCCCCATAGCGCTCAACGATTATCAGCCTGTCCCTCAGCGCTTCGAACTCCTTAAGGGCTATGTACGCCGCCTTCCTCGATTTCTTCGTCCTCCTGTTGCTCAGCTCCCTAAGGAGGTGCCCGTTCCTGACGGTCTCCATAATTTCGTGGAGGTAGTTTGAGCGGTACTTGTAGTTCATGGCCCCCTCTATCTCGTTCTTCACGTCCTCGGCGATGGCAATCTGATAGCCGTCAAGGGGATGGTAGTTCGATATAAAGCGGTGGTAGAAGACGTTAGTATCGGGGGCAAAGACGACGCCCTTTTTGAGAACCCGGTATAGTTCAAGCATCCTCTCAAAGCTCTCTATGTTGTCGTAGGTTATTACGCCTGAGGAGATGAAAGCCTCATAGAAGTCCGAGTATGTGGGCAGTTCGGGATGCCTCACGCGGAAGTCCCTCTTCTCGGCCTTCACCTGGACGGTGTAGCCCCTCTCGGAGGGCTTAGCCGTGAAGAGGAGAGCATCATAAATGGGAAAGGAAACGCGGACTTCGCCCATCTCTTGGAGGAGGTTGACTAGTATCTGAAGCTCGGGCTTCTCGATGACGACATCATCGGTCATTCTCCTCACCCAGGAAGTTCTTGAGCACCTGCATGTGCTTGGGAAGCATCATATATGGTCTATTCGGGAACTGGACGTCGAGGAGGGCCATGTAGAGTATTTCCTTGACTTTTGACTCCCTGCTGTGAATTATCGCGGCGGCCACCAAAGCCTTCCTTCCGGAGGTCATGTTCAGGACTATGTCGCCATCTTCCTCCTTCAGCTCCGAGAACAGGTTCTTGAGAACCCGGTCGGCCTCTCTGAAATCGTCGTCAGGTATGACGAGGGTTCCCACCTCGGGGGAGAATCCGTAGGCATTCGAGATTTCCTTTACCGCCTCGGTTATCTTGGGGAGGTTGTGCGAATACCTCCTCTCGGTCACAATGTAGACCTCCCTCGGCCTCTCGCCCCCCATGACGGAGGCGTAGTAGGTGTTCACCAGCGCCCAGGGCGTTCTTCCGAGAAGGGCTATGTGGACGCTCATTCCACCATCACCATCCCGTAGAGGACGCTTTCGGAGAAGTCGATCTCAACCAGCGAGCTTACCTCAATCCCGATGGCGTCTATGCTCGGCCTCACCTTCTCCGGCATCCTGCAGGGCTCACCCCTTTCGAATGGGCAGTCGTCGCAGAGGTTGCAGTTGCCGGGAAAGAGTGCCATCGCATAGAGCTTCCCGTCCCTGAATAGCTCGGCCTCCCTCTTCAGAAGCCACAGAAGGACCTTTCTCTTCTCGTTTTCGAAGTCCTTCATATCAATCTCAAACTTCACGAGGAGGGCTTTCCTGAAAGACTGCACCCACTCTTTAGCTTCTTTCCAGTCAGGAGCATACG encodes the following:
- the thiD gene encoding bifunctional hydroxymethylpyrimidine kinase/phosphomethylpyrimidine kinase, translated to MEMAVLIIAGLDTGGGAGLKADIETVSALNEHPLPVISAITYQNPKEVRGIFPVPPEVIGEQVRAVREVFDVTAVKIGLLHGGAIDVVAEETKGLTRVLDPVIASSSGFQFLSPEDVDVLKKKLVPGSIVTPNVPEAEALTGVKISSVGDMKKAVRVLVEELDAEAAVIKGGHLNFTDVLYWDGRDFEFPGESVKGFTHGTGCAFSSALATFIAKGLELPRAVEMAKRFVEGAIMFSNREGKAVNPLWELQRDAQRWKAMRELETAVDKLVKTGELLNRYIAEVGTNFALATDFNEVFAVKGRIVRYGKTIRPVGLVELNASDHLRRALLKMREFYPEVRAVINLRYSEELVERAEKLGLKVSFYDRREEPEEVKRAERGTMEWGIESAVRRLGEKPDVVYHLGDWGKEPMVLVFGGNAEEVVERVHRLIEA
- a CDS encoding sulfide-dependent adenosine diphosphate thiazole synthase; amino-acid sequence: MREVEISRAIVEAYFNDLLGNLQLDVAVVGAGPSGVVAGYYLAKGGAKVAIFEKKLSIGGGIWGGAMGFNRVVVQESAREILDEFGVDYRPAGNGLYVLDAIELASTLASRTVKAGVKVFNMIEVEDLLVKDGRVSGLVINWTPVMMTGLHVDPLTVEARFVVDSTGHGAQISQHLLKRGLIKAIPGEGPMWAEKGEELTVEHTREVFPGLYATGMAANALAGAPRMGPIFGGMLLSGRKAALEILQKLGK
- a CDS encoding DUF2284 domain-containing protein, whose translation is MRVVWEREIPAERIRVSPRPVWKCRACPMYGKRPSCPPYAPDWKEAKEWVQSFRKALLVKFEIDMKDFENEKRKVLLWLLKREAELFRDGKLYAMALFPGNCNLCDDCPFERGEPCRMPEKVRPSIDAIGIEVSSLVEIDFSESVLYGMVMVE
- a CDS encoding PIN domain-containing protein, which encodes MTDDVVIEKPELQILVNLLQEMGEVRVSFPIYDALLFTAKPSERGYTVQVKAEKRDFRVRHPELPTYSDFYEAFISSGVITYDNIESFERMLELYRVLKKGVVFAPDTNVFYHRFISNYHPLDGYQIAIAEDVKNEIEGAMNYKYRSNYLHEIMETVRNGHLLRELSNRRTKKSRKAAYIALKEFEALRDRLIIVERYGEGHNNDELIVKTLKHYDEMSPSLVVFLTADLAITDVARMEGLEYFYFEYPTAKLGTHEVSAYQLRTLIFNLAAVFGLIEVNGTLVYGEFGGKRRLNELKLIFRDSDIRREFLFHLDLCRRLEKIMGD